The sequence below is a genomic window from Cucumis melo cultivar AY chromosome 5, USDA_Cmelo_AY_1.0, whole genome shotgun sequence.
ttaactttatttttccatattaattatttatacaaaaccaaataattaatatcataacccacaaaaaatccaaattattaattatatatatactcaactaaatccaattccaccaaaacaggaattaaattttatatataggTGGCAATCATATAAGGTATTAAATTTTACGTATTGAGATGTCTAGAAAACTCATATAGGGTATTAAATTTTATGTATAGGTGACAATCAATAAACTTGAACACATAAGCTCAAAATTCTTTAACAAACTTATGATCATTTTATAGCACTAAGTCAACCAAAGATAGTTAAGTAGTGAAACAATGATAACAATTGAACAATAATATAAACTCCATTTGTAGTTTTGGTAATAAACAGATGATCTTTATTATAGTGTGATCGCAAATGATCATCAAATGGATTATTACACCATAAAACTCTCATAAATGGAAACATAAGCTTTTATGAATTTAAGATCAACCAATGCTAGAGCCAGATACTATAGCCATAGCAATGAGAATTCTCATCTCCCTATTAATTTGAGAAAGTGGATTTTGTTTGGGTGGTGGTGTAGTGCTGAATATCGACGTACAACTTGCTTGTGCTCTTGGTGCTATCCTCTCAGCATTCAACATTCCTCTATAATCTCTTTGTGCAAACGACTGTATCCCTTCTCCAAACGCATCCTTCACTACCTTATATGCATTTTCACATACTATTAATGCATTCTTCAATGTTGGATCACTTACGCTTCTTAACAACTCTTCAACGTACCCAAATGTACTAGTTGCTTTTGTGTAGGCTTGATT
It includes:
- the LOC127149592 gene encoding putative invertase inhibitor, with protein sequence MAADSGTEDRINRICRQMEEFAFCSQTFHQSLKGGSADYIGLTGIANNQAYTKATSTFGYVEELLRSVSDPTLKNALIVCENAYKVVKDAFGEGIQSFAQRDYRGMLNAERIAPRAQASCTSIFSTTPPPKQNPLSQINREMRILIAMAIVSGSSIG